In Carettochelys insculpta isolate YL-2023 chromosome 11, ASM3395843v1, whole genome shotgun sequence, a genomic segment contains:
- the CCS gene encoding copper chaperone for superoxide dismutase isoform X3, with protein MKPHKVEHCVGFSDEFCLACLLMINQLEFAVQMNCQDCVDVVQASLQGSTGLQVLDIRLDSQSVLVETSMSAEKVKDLLESTGRRAVLKGMGSIAPSNLGAAVAMMSGPSLVQGVVRFLQVSPEKCLIEGTIDGLESGLHGLHIHEFGDITNSCDSCGDHFNPDGVCHGGPQDAHRHLGDLGNVLADRNGRAAFQMEDTRLKLTSCIIRSQMSGLAWTGHLDWIAPSASLQMTQN; from the exons ATGAAGCCCCACAAGGTGGAGCATTGTGTTGGCTTCAGTGACGAATTCTGTCTCGCATGCCTACTAATGATCAACCAGCTGGAGTTTGCTGTGCAGATGAACTGCCAGGATTGCGTGGATGTGGTGCAGGCCTCTCTGCAAGGATCAACAG GGCTCCAGGTACTGGACATTCGGCTGGACTCTCAGAGTGTACTGGTGGAAACCAGCATGAGTGCTGAGAAGGTGAAGGACCTGCTGGAGAGCACAGGCCGCCGAGCTGTGCTGAAGGGCATGGGGAGCATTGCGCCAA GTAATCTCGGTGCAGCTGTGGCCATGATGTCAGGCCCCAGCCTGGTCCAAGGGGTGGTGAGATTCCTGCAGGTCTCCCCAGAGAAGTGTCTCATTGAAGGGACCATTGATGGCCTGGAGTCAGGTTTGCATGGACTGCACATTCACGAATTTGGGGATATCACAAACTCCTGTGACAG ctgtggaGATCATTTCAACCCAGACGGGGTGTGTCATGGGGGCCCACAGGATGCACACCGG CATCTTGGAGACCTTGGAAATGTGCTGGCAGACAGAAATGGAAGAGCAGCCTTCCAGATGGAGGACACTCGGCTAAAA CTCACATCTTGCATTATAAGGAGTCAGATGTCTGGCCTTGCCTGGACTGGACAtctggactggattgcaccctcagcaagtttgcagatgacacaaaactag